In Archangium lipolyticum, a single genomic region encodes these proteins:
- a CDS encoding PEGA domain-containing protein, with the protein MKALALLLLPTLALAAPPAGPRRVSALIVPMDPTAEASGPRLENYMNEALGQFQGYTVRKPEELFGMPPDEEAQASLKRGEQGYKESLEAFTKKDYEDAERKIRATLKELQKAAGAMTASCNPLCDATALYAAVMHLRGDAEEAKLALLDLMSLNATYELDTKRFSKELIALRLQVATGVNAALRGGATVKSRPAGARVFIDNEFKGYTPVTVPTLSVGKHLLRLERPGFRQYGQILEVSPDDVEASTALQPTDVYKAYDTKLDGVAAEVMRGGNVSNPSVAGMGRSLGLEQGLVGTVRDMPDNNTTELVLGLFEMRTGKRLGTKRVVLQGDEFGQLKSEINRLVNHLVNNAEGGGEKVVKSSDPLENSHGTDEWNSEDRGGKRRTQEKKSKKGDPLEAVNGTEDW; encoded by the coding sequence ATGAAAGCCCTTGCGCTCCTCCTCCTCCCCACCCTCGCGTTGGCGGCTCCACCCGCCGGACCCCGGCGTGTCTCCGCGCTCATCGTGCCCATGGATCCCACGGCCGAGGCGAGCGGACCGCGGTTGGAGAACTACATGAACGAAGCCCTGGGCCAGTTCCAGGGCTACACCGTGCGCAAGCCCGAGGAGCTCTTCGGCATGCCGCCGGATGAAGAGGCACAGGCCTCCCTCAAGCGCGGCGAGCAGGGCTACAAGGAGAGCCTCGAGGCCTTCACGAAGAAGGACTACGAGGACGCCGAGCGCAAGATACGCGCCACCCTCAAGGAGCTGCAGAAGGCCGCCGGCGCGATGACGGCCTCGTGCAACCCGCTGTGTGACGCCACCGCGCTCTACGCCGCGGTGATGCACCTGCGCGGCGACGCGGAGGAGGCGAAGCTGGCGCTGTTGGATCTGATGTCGCTCAATGCCACCTACGAGCTGGACACCAAGCGCTTCAGCAAGGAGCTCATCGCGCTCCGGTTGCAGGTGGCCACAGGTGTCAACGCGGCGCTGCGCGGGGGGGCGACGGTGAAGTCGCGTCCGGCCGGCGCCCGTGTCTTCATCGACAACGAGTTCAAGGGCTACACCCCGGTGACGGTGCCGACGCTGTCCGTGGGCAAGCACCTGCTGCGCCTGGAGCGGCCCGGCTTCCGCCAGTACGGGCAGATCCTCGAGGTGAGCCCGGACGACGTGGAGGCGAGCACCGCCTTGCAGCCGACGGACGTCTACAAGGCCTATGACACCAAATTGGACGGCGTGGCCGCCGAGGTGATGCGCGGGGGCAACGTCTCCAACCCGTCGGTGGCGGGGATGGGCAGATCGCTCGGGCTGGAGCAGGGGTTGGTGGGCACCGTGCGCGACATGCCGGACAACAACACCACCGAGCTGGTGCTGGGCCTGTTCGAGATGCGCACCGGCAAGCGGCTCGGCACCAAGCGCGTGGTGCTGCAGGGCGACGAGTTCGGACAGCTCAAGTCGGAGATCAACCGCCTGGTGAATCACCTGGTGAACAATGCCGAGGGTGGCGGGGAGAAGGTGGTGAAGTCCTCGGATCCGCTGGAGAACTCCCACGGCACGGACGAGTGGAACAGCGAGGACCGCGGCGGCAAGCGGCGCACCCAGGAGAAGAAGTCGAAGAAGGGGGATCCACTGGAGGCAGTGAACGGAACCGAAGATTGGTGA
- a CDS encoding PEGA domain-containing protein, which produces MHLKTPLALSLALLLGAAPGVTKAAAPGGPAASSRKSKKKTPPAEQGTPAPEPTAAPAETPAEAPEQAQAPQNAPAAPSEPAPAPQEQQLPPPAWAGRVAVLAVPVAQNTTETASRIETDLRGALGAWPDVQLVDFAPLFPLPPPISLKQGDALFDEGKSLYDNLDTEAAAKKFAEAAAFYRRYAVDTKPERLARVHIFLGASRMLNGDAAGAQESFTQALLASPTVQPETEFFGQDVHEAFNAAKVGLSRQPRGTLAIDSLPAGAQVMLHGQNVGTTPLKDVELMPGAHQVVLTLPGHLPFGTFQEVASSKRAELRPTLEPTPSLSAVQDLAANVSRSPTLGTDKLPPEVARIGERLGARYVVLAVVKQAREGTVTTLHAWDTQLANRLHGVVLKPGEARGQEAVARVHDFVTGKQVLPASRLPIALPAVVKKPWFWATVGGVAAATTASILLATQPQPKLLGPRLGNPGAGW; this is translated from the coding sequence GTGCATCTGAAGACCCCCCTCGCCCTCTCGCTGGCGCTCCTGCTGGGTGCCGCCCCCGGTGTGACGAAGGCAGCCGCCCCTGGTGGTCCGGCCGCTTCGTCCCGCAAGTCGAAGAAGAAGACGCCGCCCGCCGAGCAGGGCACACCCGCTCCGGAGCCCACGGCCGCCCCGGCCGAGACTCCAGCGGAGGCTCCCGAGCAGGCCCAGGCGCCCCAGAACGCCCCGGCCGCGCCCTCCGAGCCCGCCCCCGCCCCCCAGGAACAGCAGCTCCCGCCTCCCGCCTGGGCAGGCCGTGTCGCGGTGCTGGCCGTCCCGGTAGCCCAGAACACCACCGAGACCGCCTCCCGCATCGAGACCGACCTGCGCGGTGCGCTCGGCGCCTGGCCGGACGTGCAGCTGGTGGACTTCGCCCCTCTCTTCCCGCTGCCGCCGCCCATCTCCCTCAAGCAGGGAGATGCCCTCTTCGACGAGGGCAAGAGCCTCTACGACAACCTCGACACGGAGGCCGCGGCGAAGAAGTTCGCCGAGGCGGCGGCCTTCTACCGGCGGTACGCGGTGGACACGAAGCCGGAGCGGCTGGCGCGCGTCCACATCTTCCTGGGGGCCTCGCGGATGCTCAACGGGGACGCCGCCGGGGCACAGGAGTCCTTCACCCAGGCGCTGCTCGCCTCCCCCACCGTCCAGCCCGAGACCGAGTTCTTCGGCCAGGACGTGCACGAGGCCTTCAACGCCGCCAAGGTGGGCCTGTCGCGCCAGCCACGGGGCACGCTCGCCATCGACTCCCTCCCGGCGGGCGCGCAGGTGATGCTGCACGGGCAGAACGTGGGCACCACGCCCCTGAAGGACGTGGAGCTCATGCCCGGTGCGCACCAGGTGGTGCTCACCCTCCCCGGGCATCTGCCCTTCGGCACCTTCCAGGAGGTGGCCTCCTCCAAGCGCGCCGAGCTGCGGCCCACGCTGGAGCCCACGCCCAGCCTGTCCGCGGTGCAGGATCTCGCCGCCAACGTGTCCAGGTCTCCGACGCTCGGCACCGACAAGCTCCCGCCCGAGGTGGCGCGGATCGGCGAGCGGCTCGGCGCCCGCTACGTGGTGCTCGCGGTGGTGAAGCAGGCGCGTGAAGGGACCGTGACCACGCTGCACGCGTGGGACACCCAACTGGCGAACCGCCTGCACGGCGTGGTGCTGAAGCCCGGAGAGGCACGCGGCCAGGAGGCCGTGGCCCGGGTGCACGACTTCGTCACGGGCAAGCAGGTGCTGCCTGCCTCCAGGCTGCCCATCGCGCTGCCGGCCGTCGTGAAGAAGCCCTGGTTCTGGGCCACCGTGGGCGGAGTGGCCGCGGCCACCACCGCGAGCATCCTCCTGGCCACCCAACCCCAGCCCAAGCTGCTGGGCCCACGGCTGGGGAACCCCGGCGCCGGTTGGTAG